gtttttttctcaCGGGGTGCCAAGATCTATTTGGGACTTTTCCAAAAGTAGTAGAGAtcgtgaaggaaaagaaaggtcATTTCCGAAAACATTTCAACCTTGTGTATGGATGTGCAAGAACTCGACGTATTGTTTGCGTTGCGTTGTGAAACACTGCAGTAAAAACAATGCCTTTATGTTAATCAatctggcatttttttttaatggcacATTTGCCAGTAAACAGATAAATCCCGAATTGACAAGGGTGTTTGGAAACCGTTGGAGTGAATCTTGAGTATTTTAATTCATATGCATATTTCgtttttattcaatttgcaaTGGAAGCTTAGGAAAAATGGCGTCGCAAGAGAGCATTTTATAATCTGCAACGAGGGCTTTGCCGTTTCATTAGTGTTGTGTGAAACATTTTATTTTGGCAGTTGTTTAAGTGGTAAAATTATTCctaaacaaattttttaattCCCTTAGGAGTTAATTCAAGATTTATGCGCTCTTCGCGAACTTTCAACAATTGGAAATTTGTTATTTTAAACAGTCCTTCATTCAACGATATTTAATACTTTCATATGGAAACCGTGATAGCCAgatatcgattttttttttcaaaagagtcACAGATAAGGAAATGAATTGATAATAATTGCGTGTACAAGGCCGCTTAAATAACAGATAAAAATCACTCCTTTTCGTGGCCTGAGAAAGCATTTTGTAGAGGTAAAAACTCGAAAATTTAGCGGGTTTCTGTCTCTTTCTGATGTgttttttgttgtaaacaagTGTGACAGTTCTGTCGTGTAGCCATTTTTCTCTGGATATTTCTACCGTCCCAGTAAGACTTTTACACGACAACTCTTGGCTTGCCTCGGATCAATAGTACCGTAAAATACCAAGTATTAAGTTCCCCGGTCGATTTGACATGGACAGTGGACTAAAAACAGTTCACCAGATTAATATACAAAGAAGTCTAGACATTTCTCTACTAGGAAGTCTCGCAACCGATCAACCGGTcaccaacaaaaaaattgccttTTTAGCTCAAAAgcgcaaaacaaaatggaacaaAAATAAAGCGAAGCCAATTCGCAATCTGCGCGAACATAGTAttgaaatataatttgatgTTGGCATATGTTTTGTGTATAAGGAtgaagaaatatttgaaagtaCACgacaagagagagagagaggggcGCATTTCGATTAAAATTTACTTTTTTGTCGATGGGTATTCTTGTCGATGTTTGATGTTGGATTTCTCACAGATCCAAACATATGAAATGACTCTGAGAAAGTAACCATAACGAAAGCAAAACTTTGCCAAAGAAACTATGGTATCAATTGGAGATTAAATTCTCTTAACTTGTCCTTTTAATTTGTTAGAGGAACGTCAAGGAGAATTAAGATTGTGATATCAATGTTGTGAGGTTAATACGGCGACGCAATATTAACTTTACAGATGattttaatacatgaaattcatgaacTCCTTAAGTAGcactaaaaactgcaaggatcattcgCATTCGTCACAATATTAACTTctcaagtgttttttttattctctctCGAGTGTATCATTTCGcagaaaatatttcaaatcaGGGCGAAAGGTCTGCAAAGTTTGGGATAAACATTTGATTATAGTCGGCCCTTTGAAATGTGTTAGAAAAACAATTGTTAAGATTGGAGATATCTCGATGAAATCATGTTTggcgaaagtttcagaaaagCGGACATTTCTGTGGATTTCCTGAACGTTCAAGGGTTTCAAGGAAAAATGTCTGAATTATACGTTGTGTATTGAAGTATGTGTACAATACACGCACCATTTGTTCCTGATAATATTGTCATTGAAAATTCCACTCAATTACAGAATATGAATAGCTGCGTAGCTTGTTTCTGTGCTCTAGAAGGAATCATATTTGAATCATCACTTTTGACTCGAGAAGGCCTCTCTTGTTTCCAAAAAGAAGATCACGCAATGGTGGACTCGCGCGaataatagtttttttaaaatCGCTAAACATTGTGCCAGTTTTACTACAGTTTCCGTCGTTCGTCATTGTAGTGTTCAGTAGGGTTTTGTTAGTCTCTTTGTTCAATTCCTTTTGCGCAGTCATTGTAAGTGAACGCGACCTAGTTCAGTCTGGAAGTAAGGGCGGAAATCTTTAAGGTTATACTCAGATGGGTCTAATCCGCAGGTTTCTGACATTTTAAAGTGTTCTTTTTGAATCGAGAAGGTTAATATTGTGTTTCTGGATGTCACAAAATGCCGAGAATTCTTGACAGTAAAATCGCTTGCGGGGGAATGAACAGTTTTATCTTGAGGACGGAGTTCGGGAATTCGGCGTTTCTTTTCCTCGCTCAGTTAACCATGTAGACCCATCGCACTGCTTCAAAAATCTTAGCTAGTAGCGCAGTGTGCATGGAAAATTCACTTCCACTATTAAACAAAGGTCATTTGAAATAAGTCAGGCTTCTATGAAAGGAGATTTTGTGTTGAAAGAAAAGAGATCCCTTCAGCTTCGCCGACCCCGGGTGGAAGCGCTCTTTCTGCGTCTTTTTGATGTCAGCTTTCCAGACCGCAATAGCTGTTAtaacagttgagcccgcagacaaaatttcttttgtttacaacagcatgcaaacgaggctaaggggtcaatacaatgggaaatgacccattagcctcgtttgtgtgtcaagaccgctggtaactgtaataacagctattgaactCTGCTTCTTTGACGAATTTTCGCGATGGTTGTTCCGAGCTTGCCCGAGTCATCAACGATTCTGAGTATTTGTTTATTCGATGTTGACTCGGGAAACCTCGGAGAGAATGTCGAGTCGAAGAGAAGACGCTCGCCACAGTTCtctagaaatttccaaaagtttctttttgaGTGCCGTATCAAagtgcttgttttgttttgtttgttttttttttttttcttccattatTCAGGGGCCCTGGAAGGCGGAAAAAGAACCCAGACATCCCCCCCGAGCTTCTTAACAATCCGTTTAAGCATTTCAAAGTCGATCATGCGCACAGTGAAAGGACTGCAAACTCGACGCCAAATGGAGAATCCACTAGAACGGATGAGACGAACAGCTCGATTTCCCGGGATTCGTCGCCAAACAGCGCTGCAGCGAACGGGACGTTTGAGGGGCCACGTGACCTTAACAACAACGCTAATGGCGGTGAGCGAAGAGAGTCGCAGTTTAAAGCGCCATTTTCCCGCCATTCCGAACGCGTTCAAAACATAACGTCACCGCAAGTCGCAGCGAATCATACGTCCCCTCACATTCATATAAGCCCGCGATACGCGACCACGCACGTCATTCACTCTCCAACCAATGGGCCGTCGTCGCGCATGGTCAGTCCGCCTAGTGGCGTGATTTTGGCGCCAAATTCACAGTCGTGCACTTTCAGCTTTCCTCCAAGACCGCTGGTGTCCATGAGCCCTCACAGGGGTGCGCTGAGCCCGCAAACAAATGGCGCACCACTTAATGGTGGGACATCAGCACCAACAGCCAGCCATAGTCCTGGGCGGTCACCACCTGTTGGTGATGCAGTGAATGGTGAAGCATCAGTACCCCATGTTAGCAGCACTGGCACATCCGAGCATGCGGAGTTCAGGACAACTGCCACTAATGAAACCGGCTCAGAAATGTCGGCTTCTTCTCCGCACGTGCTTTCCCGTGAGGTGCGTAACCATTTTTATGATGTAGAACCTTCATAGTGCAATggaattttacaactttgtgtgtatgaataattaataaattcttttctttcttagcCTGAATATAGAGAGCCAGGCGCTACAGGTGAGTTTCGTTCAAATCCTTCGTCCAAAAGATTGCGTGCATACtaaagtttttttccttttttttgctttcgatctctctctctctttcacaCACACTCGACGGAAAGTGTTTCAGTGGCTTTAGAGCAGTAATAAAATGATTGGATGGATGTATAAATTAATTTAGGAGTACTATATTTTATGGAGCGTTCGATGATTTGAGACTCTGTGCAAATTTGAAATTGCTGATATAATCAATACATCCAAGGCTAAGTTTACCGTCTGATAAGTCGATTAATTTTGCAAAGTGAATGATCTGACGTCATGATTACCGTGAATTTACTCCTGGATGAACTCTATCGCGAGGTTATAGTTATGGtcacagtgccgtagcaagggtaatataagtgggggggcacgcaagtgctggaggcgtgacccactaggggggtctgggggcatgctcccccagaaaaatttgaaatctagagacttggaaatgctatttccagcgttctccaagagctatttgtgatttacgcatatcgcgaattatttacttcgtacactgtcttggcaaaccaatgcgcattgagagtataacacttgcaacgtcaattacaaaatagaaaaccaactatctctgtatcttgaaaccagcaaatgtttccccttacagagtcatcacagtaagttcgtaattattaaactgtctgagttgccttagaggcaaacgtagacttcattggcaggtcgttttttgaaaacttcccaaacagttgcctgataatattttattttcaacactttatacaggtctgtttttactttttaggaaaaaaactgggggggcacgggccccccggcccctcctcttgctacggcactgggtCAGTGCTATGTATTTTACTCTGAGAAAGCTATATAGCACACTTCCACCCAGTGAGCTGCAGGGAAATACAATATAAGCTTTTAAAGGTCATCTAAATTAAACGCTTTTTCATTGCAGAAAGTCTTCTCTTGAATATACAAGGGCTTTTGAAGGTAGCGGCAGAAAACACCCGGCAAAATGAAAGACAGGCTGTTTACGAGAAGAGTAAGACTAATCCACGACAGAAGTCGatttatgttcatgttttgtTGAATTTCCATGGTGTCGGTTAATGATGGCGACAGAAAGTCTGCAGCACCAATTAGTAATTTCGCTCTAAATTTCTGTGAGTTTTACCGACCTAGTGCCGAATAACGTCTGCAGGCAGTGATAGTCACAGAAATTCAGTGGCAACAGTCCGTGACTGTCTTTGACTCTATGTAGTTTTTACTGACAGCCTCTTATTGGTGGTTCATCTTCGCCAACTTTGACGAAGCTGCTCTCAGATTCCCAATTTCTTTGCTCTTTTGCTCCGAGCTCACCAAATGCCCGCAATAATTGCTAATATCCAGTCAAGTTGAAAATTCATTGAGTCAGAATTTACAAATTAATACTGCACTGCTAAAATCATTTTTGGAAAACCAATGTTTTGGAAGGCGTTCTAGGTCTGTCGCTTGAGAgtatgaaattttgtttttttagacGAACTCCGTCGTCTCATTCACCGTGAACGAGAAGCGCACGAGAAAGCTGATAGACAATCGGCCGCCCTCCAGAGAGGAAAAGGTAAGATTTGGACAAGATTTTCCCCTTTCATTTCAATACCAGAAGTTTCCGAATGAAAGTTATTATAATCATGCGTTGTTATTTTTCTAGGCGGATATTTGAAATGAAGTATTGctgatgtttgtttgtttgtttgtttttttttcccgtttagTATTCCTCCAAAAGAAACTCaagaaagagaagaaggcaaagCGAAAACTTGCGGAGCAGCTTTTGGGTAAG
This genomic stretch from Acropora muricata isolate sample 2 chromosome 5, ASM3666990v1, whole genome shotgun sequence harbors:
- the LOC136916786 gene encoding dachshund homolog 1-like — translated: MEAPVYTPPGHNHFEGMDVETPTLPYGADYTLKMVNLNGEEIAAFSVDGEDLLCFPQVYEYFLKDLVSGMHTVYTKLKRMNIQGRNCNVEQVRMMRSVGAIGQVVNRCKLISREDFNRLYEDCLLFRGPGRRKKNPDIPPELLNNPFKHFKVDHAHSERTANSTPNGESTRTDETNSSISRDSSPNSAAANGTFEGPRDLNNNANGGERRESQFKAPFSRHSERVQNITSPQVAANHTSPHIHISPRYATTHVIHSPTNGPSSRMVSPPSGVILAPNSQSCTFSFPPRPLVSMSPHRGALSPQTNGAPLNGGTSAPTASHSPGRSPPVGDAVNGEASVPHVSSTGTSEHAEFRTTATNETGSEMSASSPHVLSREPEYREPGATESLLLNIQGLLKVAAENTRQNERQAVYEKNELRRLIHREREAHEKADRQSAALQRGKVFLQKKLKKEKKAKRKLAEQLLEEQHRSELLEEQLRETTEDALKQRNEELSQELERERCARIEAERKLKEARGEIQNFVNNFLENPSQEGNGQQSEDEQEELNVDIVKEEQIMQT